The genomic interval TAAAAAAATTTTCAATTTTTTTTATGATAGAATTAACATTTTCTTTTTTAGGGTTGTAAACAATAATAGGTCTTTTTATTTTAAATTCCATAATTTAAACTTATAAACTCTTTCCCCTTTATTAATAAGAACAAAGTAATTACCAGATTTATTAAACTTAAAACTAAAAACATTATTTAATTCTTTTTTAAAAACTTCTCTACCCTCAGAAGAAAAAACTTTTATTACATAATCTCCTTTTAAAGGCAAAGTGAAATATTCTTTATTAAAGTAAATCTTTATTTTTTCCTTACTTTCATTTTTAACATAACCTTCTTCAAACCCTACATAGGTTTTTTCCATAAGAATATGTCTCCTTGGATCAATTAGAATAGAAGCTGGAGTAAATCCTAAATAAATTTTAAAAATCTGATTCTGAAGGGAATCTTTAACTCTAACAAAAATTGTATCACCTATACTCCTAAGAAAACCAATTTCAAGAGGAAAATTAAAAATACTTGTATTATAAGTCTGTGTATCCTGGGTTTGCTTAATATTTATAAAATATGTATCAGAAATTACATCGTAACTCCATTTTATTATAGGATGACCAACCTTATAAACCCATTGGTCAAAAAACTTATAAAGATTAAATCCAGTCCTTGCTTCAAGAAAAAGTCTTAAATCTTCTGTTGAGGCATTTTTATATTTAAAATTTAAATGATAATCCCTTAAAGCATTAAAAAATAATGTATCATCATTTATAAGAAATCTCAACATATGTAAAACACAGGCTCCCTTATCATAAGTAATAACAGAAAAAAGGTAAAGAGGGTTATATATAGGAGAAATCCATTCAAGAGAACTGTTTATAACATTTTGTTGAAAGTAATGAATATAACTAAGATAAGAGGAATATCCATAATTATATTCATTCCATAAGGCTTCACAGTATGAAGCAAAACCTTCATTTAACCATATATCAGCCCATTCCTTCAATGTAACAGAATTTCCAAACCAGTGATGGGACATTTCGTGAAGATGCACCATTTCAGAAAAATAACCGGGGTATCTTACATAATAATCATCTACAAAAACAATAGTATTGTGTTCCATTGCACCAAAATAATAAGCATTTACTTCAGCATTTCCGTATTTCTCACTTTTAAAAGGGTACTCACCAAATTTATTTGAAAGGAAAGTTAGCATCTGGGGTAGTTTCTGAAAGGATATTATTCCAGAGGTAGTATCAGAGGGATAAACAAAATTCATTATAGGCATAGAATTCCATGAATCATATAATATTTTATAAGGGTAAATTGCAAGAGCCATTAAGTATGTAGGAATATCATAATTAGTTTTCCAGTGATATATTTTTGTATTACCGATCTGTTTTACTGAATCAAGGAGACCATTTGAAGCTACAACAAAAGTATCAAGAACTTGAATATGGAAAGAAATCTTAGCCTTTTCAGAAGGTTCATCAAAACAGGGAAACCAGTTCCTTGATCCATTAGGTTCGGTAAAACTATAAGCCTGATGAATTGAAGGAATAAAAATAAAACCAACTCCTCCCTGTCTGGAAGGTTGTCCGTGATAAAATATGGAAACACTATCTATAAAACCTGAATCAACTGGATTTAAAAGTTTTATGCTCAATATTCCAGTATTTAAATGGGAAAAATAAGATGAATTTGAAATACTATCCACTTTAAGTTGAGGATGAAGATGCAAGAAAATGCTGTCAAGTCCATTTTTTTTACTCATAAATTTTAAAGTATTTTTACCTCCTAAGGTCTCAGCATAAACATCAACCCATAAGAAAAGATTATAGGAAAGCACATCAAAAGAATGCGGGGTTGATAGCAAATCACCTTTTAAATAATAGTTCTCTTTAAGGGGTGTCTCAAAAATTAAAAAGATTAAATATAAAATCATAATAGATTTTACCTTATATGTAATTTACCTTGCAAATTAAAAATTTCAAAGTTATTTATTTTAGAAATAAAGGAGGAAAGGGAAATGAGAATTGAAAAATTTACTGATAACGCAAAAGAAGCCATTTATAAAGCACAGAATATTCTAATTGACTTAAAACACACTCAACTGGATGTAGAACATCTATTTTTAGGTCTTTTAGATACAGAAAACTCACCTGTTTCTGAAATTTTAAGCAAATATGGAGTATCACCACAGATCATCAGGGAAAGACTTAAAAGAAGCCTTGAAAAAATACCTCAGATAGAATTCGGTTCTTATCCTGCTAATCAGATTTATATAACTCCAAGACTCAATGATGTTTTCAAAATTGCTGAAGAAGAAGCA from candidate division WOR-3 bacterium carries:
- a CDS encoding M1 family metallopeptidase, producing MILYLIFLIFETPLKENYYLKGDLLSTPHSFDVLSYNLFLWVDVYAETLGGKNTLKFMSKKNGLDSIFLHLHPQLKVDSISNSSYFSHLNTGILSIKLLNPVDSGFIDSVSIFYHGQPSRQGGVGFIFIPSIHQAYSFTEPNGSRNWFPCFDEPSEKAKISFHIQVLDTFVVASNGLLDSVKQIGNTKIYHWKTNYDIPTYLMALAIYPYKILYDSWNSMPIMNFVYPSDTTSGIISFQKLPQMLTFLSNKFGEYPFKSEKYGNAEVNAYYFGAMEHNTIVFVDDYYVRYPGYFSEMVHLHEMSHHWFGNSVTLKEWADIWLNEGFASYCEALWNEYNYGYSSYLSYIHYFQQNVINSSLEWISPIYNPLYLFSVITYDKGACVLHMLRFLINDDTLFFNALRDYHLNFKYKNASTEDLRLFLEARTGFNLYKFFDQWVYKVGHPIIKWSYDVISDTYFINIKQTQDTQTYNTSIFNFPLEIGFLRSIGDTIFVRVKDSLQNQIFKIYLGFTPASILIDPRRHILMEKTYVGFEEGYVKNESKEKIKIYFNKEYFTLPLKGDYVIKVFSSEGREVFKKELNNVFSFKFNKSGNYFVLINKGERVYKFKLWNLK